From a region of the Tenggerimyces flavus genome:
- a CDS encoding L-2-amino-thiazoline-4-carboxylic acid hydrolase, with protein MIPSEVTWFSSPFLAALAPPDPDAVVATATEIVERQRHTAVDEPGLGILWFTALSIAGFRQLRETHDQEQSVEAFRHAFLDPFYAWVRDQTAAALDASANPVDVLREESKRREAHFFGRAFTFDRPQDDEHGYISVVRGCYYQRLLVAEGVPELLRTFCDFDTAWMDAADERRHGVRVERPTTFGYGGPSCWFVMTKLSEPAHA; from the coding sequence ATGATTCCTTCCGAAGTGACCTGGTTCAGCTCGCCGTTCCTGGCGGCGCTCGCCCCACCCGACCCCGACGCGGTCGTCGCCACGGCCACCGAGATCGTCGAACGGCAGCGGCACACCGCCGTCGACGAGCCGGGCCTCGGCATCCTCTGGTTCACCGCGCTCTCGATCGCCGGCTTCCGGCAGTTGCGCGAGACCCACGACCAGGAGCAGTCGGTCGAGGCGTTCCGGCACGCGTTCCTCGACCCGTTCTACGCCTGGGTACGCGACCAGACCGCCGCCGCACTCGACGCCTCCGCCAACCCCGTGGACGTTCTCCGCGAGGAGTCGAAGAGGCGCGAGGCGCACTTCTTCGGCAGGGCGTTCACGTTCGACCGCCCGCAGGACGACGAGCACGGCTACATCTCCGTCGTTCGCGGCTGCTACTACCAGCGGCTCCTCGTCGCCGAGGGCGTGCCGGAGTTGCTCCGCACCTTCTGCGACTTCGACACCGCCTGGATGGACGCCGCCGACGAGCGGCGACACGGCGTGCGGGTCGAGAGGCCGACGACGTTCGGGTACGGCGGTCCGTCATGCTGGTTCGTCATGACCAAGCTGTCCGAGCCCGCGCACGCATGA
- a CDS encoding DUF2017 domain-containing protein yields MTTGFRSRHGVVSATFVADEVRLLRGLVGELVELIYDDVPPRRSEVAEDSLAAIVGDLGSPEPPEDAVLQRLFPTAYEDDDESAGDFRRFTERGLRDGKVKNAELVLESLGDPEYSDQVTVSLNPEETQSWLRTFTDLRLALGTRLGVEQDDEDAWEKLPEEDPRRHVYGVYVWLGWVQESLIQSLS; encoded by the coding sequence ATGACGACTGGCTTCCGGTCGCGGCACGGGGTGGTGTCCGCGACGTTCGTCGCCGACGAGGTCCGGCTGCTGCGCGGGCTGGTCGGCGAGCTGGTCGAGCTCATCTACGACGACGTACCGCCGCGCCGGTCGGAGGTCGCGGAGGATTCCCTGGCCGCGATCGTCGGCGACCTGGGCTCGCCCGAGCCGCCCGAGGACGCCGTCCTCCAACGGCTGTTCCCGACGGCGTACGAGGACGACGACGAGTCCGCGGGCGACTTCCGCCGGTTCACCGAGCGCGGGCTGCGCGACGGCAAGGTGAAGAACGCCGAGCTCGTGCTGGAGTCGCTCGGCGACCCGGAGTACTCCGACCAGGTGACGGTGTCGCTGAACCCGGAGGAGACCCAGTCCTGGTTGCGCACGTTCACCGACCTGCGGCTCGCCCTGGGTACGCGGCTGGGTGTGGAGCAGGACGACGAGGACGCGTGGGAGAAGCTCCCCGAGGAGGATCCCCGCCGCCACGTCTACGGCGTGTACGTGTGGCTCGGCTGGGTCCAGGAGTCTCTGATCCAGTCGCTGAGCTAG
- the rph gene encoding ribonuclease PH yields the protein MTRVDGRSTGDLRPVKITRGWLDHAEGSVLVEFGRTRVLCAASVTEGVPRWRRDSGQGWVTAEYAMLPRATNTRNDRESVKGRIGGRTHEISRLIGRSIRAVIDYKALGENTIVLDCDVLQADGGTRTAAITGAYVALADAVAYLETKKALRGQALKDTVAAISVGVVDGEALLDLCYEEDVRAETDMNVVMTGDGRFVEVQGTAEGEPFDRKDLDALLELAGAGCAELAQFQRDALARTL from the coding sequence ATGACGAGAGTGGATGGGCGATCGACGGGCGACCTGCGCCCGGTGAAGATCACGCGCGGGTGGCTGGACCACGCCGAGGGGTCGGTGCTGGTCGAGTTTGGCCGAACGCGGGTGCTCTGCGCGGCGAGTGTGACCGAGGGCGTGCCGCGCTGGCGGCGTGACTCGGGGCAGGGCTGGGTGACCGCGGAGTACGCGATGCTGCCGCGCGCGACGAACACGCGGAACGACCGGGAATCGGTGAAGGGCCGCATCGGCGGTCGTACGCACGAGATCTCGCGGCTGATCGGCCGTTCGATCCGCGCCGTCATCGACTACAAGGCGCTCGGCGAGAACACGATCGTGCTCGACTGCGACGTGCTGCAGGCCGACGGCGGCACGCGGACGGCGGCGATCACCGGTGCGTACGTCGCGCTCGCGGACGCCGTCGCCTACCTCGAGACGAAGAAGGCGCTCAGAGGCCAGGCCCTGAAGGACACGGTCGCCGCGATCTCGGTGGGCGTCGTGGACGGCGAGGCGCTGCTCGACCTCTGTTACGAGGAGGACGTGCGCGCCGAGACCGACATGAACGTGGTGATGACCGGCGACGGGCGCTTCGTCGAGGTGCAGGGAACGGCGGAGGGCGAGCCGTTCGACCGCAAGGACCTGGACGCGCTGCTGGAGCTCGCGGGCGCCGGCTGCGCCGAGCTGGCCCAGTTCCAGCGGGACGCGCTCGCGCGGACGCTGTGA
- a CDS encoding PLP-dependent cysteine synthase family protein, with product MRFDSLLDAIGQTPLVGLPKFAPAENVRIWAKLEDRNPTGSVKDRAALRMVAEAEKEGRLRPGATILEPTSGNTGISLAMAAKLKGYRLVCVMPENTSEERRQLLRMWGAEIVSSPAAGGSNEAVRVAKGLAEEHPDWVMLYQYGNPANALAHYEGTAPEILADLPSVTHVVAGLGTTGTLMGVGRFFRENQPSVKIVAAEPRYGELVYGLRNLDEGFVPELYDARLIDSRFSVGPRDAVRRVRELLELEGMFVGISTGAVLHAAIAQAHLAAKAGERADVVAIVADGGWKYLSTGAYEGTLDAAEDTLEGQLWA from the coding sequence TTGCGGTTCGACTCGCTCCTCGACGCGATCGGGCAGACTCCGCTGGTCGGGCTGCCGAAGTTCGCGCCCGCGGAGAACGTTCGGATCTGGGCCAAGCTCGAGGACCGCAACCCGACCGGCTCGGTGAAGGACCGCGCGGCGCTTCGCATGGTCGCCGAGGCCGAGAAGGAGGGGCGGCTCCGCCCGGGCGCGACGATCCTCGAGCCGACGTCCGGCAACACCGGCATCTCGCTGGCGATGGCCGCGAAGCTCAAGGGCTACCGGCTGGTCTGTGTGATGCCGGAGAACACCTCCGAGGAACGCCGCCAGCTGCTGCGCATGTGGGGCGCGGAGATCGTCTCGTCCCCGGCCGCGGGCGGCTCGAACGAGGCCGTACGCGTGGCGAAGGGGCTCGCCGAGGAGCATCCGGACTGGGTGATGCTCTACCAGTACGGCAACCCGGCCAACGCGCTCGCGCACTACGAGGGCACCGCGCCGGAGATCCTCGCCGACCTGCCGTCGGTGACGCACGTCGTCGCCGGGCTGGGGACGACGGGGACGCTGATGGGGGTCGGACGCTTCTTCCGCGAGAACCAGCCCTCGGTCAAGATCGTGGCGGCCGAGCCGCGTTATGGCGAGCTGGTCTATGGGTTGCGCAACCTGGACGAGGGCTTCGTGCCGGAGCTGTACGACGCCCGGCTGATCGACTCGCGCTTCTCGGTGGGGCCGCGCGACGCCGTGCGCCGGGTGCGCGAGCTGCTCGAGCTGGAGGGCATGTTCGTCGGCATCTCGACGGGCGCGGTGCTGCACGCCGCGATCGCCCAGGCCCACTTGGCCGCGAAGGCAGGAGAGCGCGCCGACGTCGTGGCGATCGTCGCGGACGGCGGCTGGAAGTACCTCTCGACCGGCGCGTACGAGGGCACCCTCGACGCCGCCGAGGACACCCTCGAAGGCCAGCTCTGGGCCTGA
- a CDS encoding nicotinate phosphoribosyltransferase, with translation MGRVTSLLTDQYELTMLRSALQSGTADRHAVFEVFGRRLPDGRRYGVVAGTGRLLEALEHFRFDESVLAYLREREIVDERTAAWLADYRFGGDIWGYPEGECYFPGSPILVVEGTFAEAVLLETLALSILNHDTAIASAASRMVVAAADRPIIEMGSRRTHERAALASARSAYLAGFASTSNLEAGRLYDIPTRGTSAHSFTLLHDTEQAAFEAQVAALGAGTTLLVDTYDVHAGVAAAVEAAGPSLGAVRIDSGDLLMLAHDVRAQLDSLGATKTRIVVSGDLDEYAIASLRAAPVDAYGVGTSVVTGSGAPTAELVYKLVARSESSDASSPMVGVAKRSAGKPTHKGRKWSLRRLDENDIATGEVISTRSVPEGDANDRPLLVQFVKAGEVIWTEPLSAARERHARSLAELPPTALKLSRGEPALHTTYEDS, from the coding sequence ATGGGACGGGTCACATCGCTGCTCACCGACCAGTACGAGCTCACCATGCTCCGGTCGGCCCTGCAGAGCGGCACGGCCGATCGGCACGCGGTCTTCGAGGTCTTCGGCCGCCGGCTGCCTGACGGGCGGCGGTACGGCGTGGTCGCCGGCACCGGCCGGCTGCTCGAGGCGCTGGAGCATTTCCGCTTCGACGAGTCCGTTCTCGCCTACCTGCGCGAGCGCGAGATCGTCGACGAGCGGACGGCCGCATGGCTCGCCGACTACCGGTTCGGCGGCGACATCTGGGGCTACCCGGAGGGGGAGTGCTACTTCCCGGGCTCGCCGATCCTCGTCGTCGAGGGGACGTTCGCCGAGGCTGTCCTGTTGGAGACGTTGGCGCTGTCGATCCTCAACCACGACACGGCGATCGCCTCGGCCGCGTCCCGGATGGTGGTCGCGGCCGCGGACCGGCCGATCATCGAGATGGGCTCGCGGCGTACGCACGAGCGGGCGGCGCTGGCATCGGCGCGGTCGGCATACCTCGCAGGCTTCGCGTCCACCTCCAACCTCGAGGCGGGCCGGCTGTACGACATCCCGACCCGCGGGACCAGCGCGCACTCGTTCACGCTGCTGCACGACACCGAGCAGGCGGCGTTCGAGGCGCAGGTCGCCGCGCTCGGCGCCGGGACGACGCTGCTGGTGGACACGTACGACGTGCACGCCGGCGTCGCCGCGGCGGTCGAGGCCGCGGGGCCGTCGTTGGGGGCGGTACGCATCGACTCCGGCGACCTGCTGATGCTCGCGCACGACGTTCGCGCTCAGCTCGACTCGCTCGGCGCCACGAAGACGCGGATCGTCGTCAGCGGTGACCTGGACGAGTACGCGATCGCCAGCCTGCGCGCCGCGCCAGTCGACGCGTACGGCGTCGGCACCTCGGTCGTGACCGGCAGCGGGGCGCCGACGGCGGAGCTCGTCTACAAGCTGGTGGCGCGGTCGGAGTCGTCCGACGCGTCCTCGCCGATGGTCGGGGTGGCGAAGCGCTCGGCCGGCAAGCCCACGCACAAGGGCCGCAAGTGGTCGCTTCGGCGGCTGGACGAGAACGACATCGCCACGGGTGAGGTGATCTCGACCCGTTCAGTGCCGGAGGGCGACGCGAACGACCGGCCGCTGCTCGTCCAGTTCGTCAAGGCCGGCGAGGTGATCTGGACCGAGCCGCTCTCGGCCGCACGCGAGCGGCACGCCCGCTCGCTCGCCGAGCTGCCGCCGACGGCGCTGAAACTGTCCCGGGGCGAGCCCGCCCTGCACACGACCTACGAGGACTCCTGA
- the rdgB gene encoding RdgB/HAM1 family non-canonical purine NTP pyrophosphatase — protein MPRLVLATHNKKKLLEIERIVGPLLPSLEVLTLDDFEAYDEPVESELTFAGNALLKARAAVARTGLPALADDSGLAVDALNGMPGVLSARWAGKPKSDERNNALLLEQIEDVPDEFRAAAFVSAVAFVLPSGEEQVVEGRVPGVILRAGRGEGGFGYDPLFLPDGVDQTMAELTAEEKDELSHRGRALRAVAPLVAAVL, from the coding sequence ATGCCGCGCCTCGTCCTCGCCACGCACAACAAGAAGAAGCTGCTCGAGATCGAGCGCATCGTCGGCCCGCTGCTGCCGTCGCTCGAGGTGCTGACGCTCGACGACTTCGAGGCGTACGACGAGCCGGTCGAGAGCGAGCTCACGTTCGCCGGGAACGCACTGCTCAAGGCGCGGGCGGCCGTCGCCCGGACCGGGCTGCCCGCGTTGGCGGACGACAGCGGGCTCGCCGTCGACGCGCTGAACGGCATGCCCGGCGTGCTGTCCGCGCGGTGGGCGGGGAAGCCGAAGTCCGACGAGCGCAACAACGCGCTGCTGCTCGAGCAGATCGAGGACGTCCCGGACGAGTTTCGTGCGGCGGCGTTCGTCTCCGCGGTCGCGTTCGTGCTGCCGTCGGGCGAGGAGCAGGTGGTCGAGGGCCGCGTGCCGGGCGTGATCCTGCGCGCGGGGCGCGGCGAGGGCGGGTTCGGCTACGATCCGCTCTTCCTGCCCGACGGCGTCGACCAGACGATGGCCGAGCTGACCGCCGAGGAGAAGGACGAGCTCAGCCACCGCGGCCGCGCGTTGCGCGCGGTGGCTCCGTTGGTAGCCGCGGTGCTTTAG
- a CDS encoding MBL fold metallo-hydrolase — protein MRLTVIGSSGSFPGPNSAASCYLVESFDPEPYRLVLDLGNGALGPLASCTDIYGIDAVALTHLHPDHCIDLCAYYVARKYHPNGAQPQVPVFAPTGAADRMATAYGLPLKPGMREEFDFQNWVGGEKIRLGPFLVTVAPMAHPVEAYAIRVEQNGRTLVYSGDTGPTTALVDLARGADLLLTEASFLEGDDNPPDVHLTGREAAEHATLAGVRRLVLTHIPPWHDPLRVLADARPAYDHPIELAKPGATYDI, from the coding sequence ATGAGGCTGACCGTCATCGGCAGCTCCGGCTCGTTCCCCGGCCCGAACTCCGCCGCCTCCTGCTACCTGGTCGAGTCGTTCGACCCCGAGCCGTACCGCCTCGTCCTCGACCTCGGCAACGGCGCGCTCGGCCCGCTCGCCAGCTGCACCGACATCTACGGCATCGACGCGGTCGCGCTCACCCACCTGCATCCCGATCACTGCATCGATCTGTGCGCGTACTACGTCGCGCGCAAGTACCACCCGAACGGTGCCCAGCCGCAGGTTCCCGTCTTCGCCCCGACGGGCGCGGCGGACCGGATGGCCACCGCTTACGGGCTGCCGCTCAAGCCCGGCATGCGCGAGGAGTTCGACTTCCAGAACTGGGTCGGGGGAGAGAAGATCCGGCTCGGCCCGTTCCTCGTGACCGTCGCGCCGATGGCCCACCCGGTCGAGGCGTACGCGATCCGGGTCGAGCAGAACGGGCGAACGCTGGTCTACTCCGGCGACACCGGCCCGACCACGGCGCTCGTCGACCTCGCCCGCGGCGCCGACCTGCTGCTCACCGAGGCCTCGTTCCTCGAGGGCGACGACAACCCGCCCGACGTGCACCTCACCGGTCGCGAGGCCGCCGAGCACGCGACGCTCGCGGGCGTACGACGGCTCGTGCTGACCCACATCCCGCCCTGGCACGACCCGCTCCGCGTGCTGGCGGACGCGCGGCCCGCGTACGACCACCCGATCGAGCTGGCCAAGCCCGGCGCCACGTACGACATCTGA
- a CDS encoding nicotinamidase, producing MTRALIVVDVQNDFCEGGSLAVNGGAEVAFDIGNLLRTWHEASLVEREYDFVVATRDHHVDPGAHFSATPDYVDTWPPHCVAGTDGAGFHPNLDPQPFDAVFSKGEHAAAYSGFEGFAQDGSGLAAWLRERSVDAVDVVGIATDHCVRATAVDAAREGFQTTVRLELTAGVALASTEAALTQMRETGCVLVGAPIVRP from the coding sequence ATGACTCGCGCGCTGATTGTGGTGGACGTACAGAACGACTTCTGCGAGGGCGGGAGTCTCGCGGTGAACGGCGGGGCGGAGGTCGCGTTCGACATCGGCAACCTGCTGCGGACGTGGCACGAGGCGTCGCTGGTGGAGCGGGAGTACGACTTCGTGGTCGCCACGCGCGACCACCACGTCGACCCTGGCGCGCACTTCTCGGCGACGCCCGACTACGTCGACACCTGGCCGCCGCACTGCGTGGCCGGGACCGACGGCGCCGGCTTCCACCCGAACCTCGACCCGCAGCCGTTCGACGCGGTGTTCAGCAAGGGCGAGCACGCGGCGGCGTACTCGGGCTTCGAGGGCTTCGCGCAGGACGGCTCGGGGTTGGCGGCGTGGCTGCGGGAGCGCTCGGTCGACGCGGTCGACGTGGTGGGGATCGCGACCGACCACTGCGTGCGGGCGACGGCGGTCGACGCGGCGCGCGAGGGCTTCCAGACGACGGTCCGGTTGGAGCTCACCGCGGGCGTGGCGCTGGCCTCGACCGAGGCGGCCCTGACCCAGATGCGCGAGACCGGCTGCGTGCTGGTGGGCGCCCCGATCGTGCGCCCGTAG
- a CDS encoding Mov34/MPN/PAD-1 family protein translates to MLRIDRTTYEAIVAHARKDHPDEACGIVAGPEGSDRPERFVPMENAERSPTFFRFDPQEQFRVWRDLDDRDEEPVVIYHSHTATEAYPSRTDISYASEPGAHYVVVSTRADEGQGPVEFRSFRIVDSVVTEEDVEVVPPT, encoded by the coding sequence GTGCTGAGGATCGATCGGACCACGTACGAGGCCATCGTCGCGCACGCTCGCAAGGACCACCCTGACGAGGCGTGCGGGATCGTCGCGGGCCCGGAGGGCTCGGACCGGCCGGAGCGGTTCGTGCCGATGGAGAACGCCGAGCGGTCGCCGACGTTCTTCCGGTTCGACCCGCAGGAGCAGTTCAGGGTCTGGCGGGACCTCGACGACCGCGACGAGGAGCCGGTGGTGATCTACCACTCGCACACGGCGACCGAGGCGTACCCGTCGCGGACCGACATCTCCTACGCCTCCGAGCCGGGCGCGCACTACGTCGTAGTGTCGACCCGCGCGGACGAGGGGCAGGGGCCGGTGGAGTTCCGGTCGTTCCGCATCGTGGACAGCGTGGTCACAGAGGAAGACGTCGAAGTCGTCCCACCGACCTGA
- a CDS encoding MoaD family protein, translated as MAIEVRIPTILRTYTGGSKVVEADGATLKELLDDLDAKHAGLRGRLVENDDLRKFVNVYVNDEDVRFRGGLGAALSDGDVITVLPAVAGG; from the coding sequence ATGGCCATCGAGGTTCGCATCCCGACCATCCTCCGCACGTACACCGGCGGCTCCAAGGTCGTCGAGGCCGACGGCGCGACGCTCAAGGAGCTGCTGGACGACCTGGACGCCAAGCACGCGGGGCTGCGCGGCCGGCTCGTCGAGAACGACGACCTGCGCAAGTTCGTGAACGTGTACGTCAACGACGAGGACGTCCGTTTCCGCGGCGGTCTCGGCGCTGCGCTCTCCGACGGAGACGTGATCACGGTTCTCCCGGCCGTCGCGGGCGGCTGA
- a CDS encoding alpha/beta fold hydrolase, translating into MIARLLATAFAALLLATLVPAAAEAAPSIHRSGYVEVDGARLFYEVKGPRHAAHRTPVILVHGLSLDHRMWDQQFGVLASTFLTYRFDLRGHGRSDPVTAPVGLHDNVVGFMDALGIDRAHLVGQSLGGNAVTEVAATRPERVAKLVLIDSGINGFAYPTPNVLQRIPTYLEIDKQQGRAAALRAWLRDPLFATSFGDPKVRPQLEKIIGGCDCSLFFNPAFQIRPPTFSRLGQVRAKTLVLIGTLDEPEFQAASTALDTFIPRSTRIDLPGAGHMSNMERPLPVTLATLFFLAS; encoded by the coding sequence GTGATCGCTCGCCTGCTCGCCACCGCCTTCGCCGCTCTTCTGCTGGCCACGCTCGTGCCGGCCGCCGCCGAGGCCGCCCCGTCCATCCATCGCTCCGGCTACGTCGAGGTCGACGGCGCCCGGTTGTTCTACGAGGTCAAGGGCCCGCGGCACGCCGCGCACCGGACCCCGGTGATCCTCGTGCACGGGCTGAGCCTCGACCACCGCATGTGGGACCAGCAGTTCGGCGTCCTGGCCTCGACGTTCCTCACCTACCGCTTCGACCTGCGCGGCCACGGCAGGTCCGACCCGGTCACCGCGCCGGTCGGCCTGCACGACAACGTCGTCGGGTTCATGGACGCGCTCGGCATCGACCGGGCCCACCTCGTCGGCCAGTCCCTCGGCGGCAACGCGGTGACCGAGGTCGCGGCGACCCGTCCCGAACGAGTCGCGAAGCTGGTGCTGATCGACAGCGGCATCAACGGGTTCGCCTACCCGACACCGAACGTCCTGCAGCGCATCCCGACCTACCTCGAGATCGACAAGCAGCAGGGCCGCGCCGCCGCCCTGCGGGCTTGGCTGCGCGACCCCTTGTTCGCTACCTCGTTCGGCGACCCGAAGGTGCGGCCGCAGCTGGAGAAGATCATCGGCGGCTGCGACTGCAGCCTGTTCTTCAATCCCGCGTTCCAGATCCGGCCGCCGACGTTCTCCCGGCTCGGTCAGGTGCGGGCGAAGACGCTGGTGCTGATCGGCACGCTCGACGAGCCCGAGTTCCAGGCAGCGTCGACCGCGCTCGACACGTTCATCCCGAGGTCGACCCGGATCGACCTCCCGGGCGCCGGACACATGTCGAATATGGAACGACCGCTGCCGGTGACCCTGGCGACGCTGTTCTTCCTCGCGTCCTAG
- a CDS encoding PadR family transcriptional regulator, protein MSAATRILVLGLLADGPKHGYEIRRWLETSEAELWTDVKRGSVYHALGSLERAGHAEIVEDASTPARTTYRLTDAGRSELRLLLRDGWQDLRGSYPRGLYTLLTFADPLPVEELHALRDRLREELRVWEKGTEAKRSLPNASLVAALMANGRAHLEADLALLDELSAAEPPSSPPS, encoded by the coding sequence ATGAGCGCCGCCACCAGGATCCTCGTACTCGGGCTGCTCGCCGACGGGCCGAAGCACGGGTATGAGATCCGCCGCTGGCTCGAGACCAGCGAGGCCGAGCTGTGGACCGACGTCAAGCGCGGCTCGGTCTATCACGCGCTCGGCAGCCTCGAACGCGCCGGCCACGCGGAGATCGTCGAGGACGCCTCCACGCCGGCCCGCACGACGTACCGCCTCACCGACGCCGGCCGGTCCGAGCTGCGCCTCCTGCTCCGGGACGGCTGGCAGGACCTGCGCGGCAGCTATCCCCGCGGGCTCTACACGCTGCTCACGTTCGCCGATCCACTTCCGGTCGAGGAACTGCACGCTCTGCGCGACCGGCTCCGGGAGGAGCTCCGCGTGTGGGAGAAGGGCACCGAGGCCAAGCGTTCGCTGCCGAACGCCTCCCTCGTCGCCGCGCTGATGGCGAACGGGCGCGCCCACCTCGAGGCGGACCTGGCGCTGCTCGACGAGCTCAGCGCAGCCGAGCCCCCGTCCTCGCCGCCCAGTTGA
- the murI gene encoding glutamate racemase, with amino-acid sequence MADAPIGIFDSGFGGLTVARAVLDQLPHEPVLYLADTARYPYGEKRIADVRKYALESLDHMVDRGVKLLVIACNSASAAVLRDARERYDVPVVEVILPATRRAVAATRSGRVGVICTEATATAMAYNDAFAAAPQVTLSTRACPRFVPFVERGLTSGPELLQAAHEYLDPLAEVGIDTLVLGCTHYPLLTGVISYVMGDGVTLVSSADETAKEVYARLVGEGLERPADLPEPRHRFLTTGDPDSFMQIGGRFLGPEIRFVEELP; translated from the coding sequence ATGGCAGACGCGCCGATCGGGATCTTCGACTCGGGCTTCGGCGGCCTGACGGTCGCGCGGGCGGTCCTCGACCAGCTCCCGCACGAGCCCGTGCTCTACCTTGCCGACACCGCGCGCTACCCGTACGGCGAGAAGCGGATCGCCGACGTTCGCAAGTACGCCCTGGAGAGCCTCGACCACATGGTCGACCGGGGAGTCAAGCTGCTGGTCATCGCGTGCAACTCCGCCAGCGCCGCCGTACTCCGCGACGCCAGGGAGCGCTACGACGTCCCCGTGGTCGAGGTGATCCTGCCCGCCACCCGACGGGCCGTCGCCGCCACCCGCAGCGGCCGGGTCGGCGTGATCTGCACCGAGGCGACCGCGACCGCGATGGCGTACAACGACGCGTTCGCCGCCGCCCCGCAGGTCACGCTCTCCACGCGGGCCTGCCCGCGGTTCGTGCCGTTCGTCGAACGTGGCCTCACCAGCGGACCCGAGCTGCTCCAAGCGGCCCACGAGTACCTCGACCCGCTCGCCGAAGTCGGCATCGACACGCTCGTGCTCGGGTGCACGCACTACCCGCTGCTCACCGGCGTGATCTCGTACGTGATGGGCGACGGCGTCACGCTCGTCTCCAGCGCCGACGAGACCGCCAAGGAGGTCTACGCCCGCCTCGTCGGCGAGGGCCTGGAACGACCCGCCGATCTGCCCGAGCCGCGACATCGGTTCCTCACCACGGGGGATCCCGACTCCTTCATGCAGATCGGCGGCCGCTTCCTCGGACCGGAGATCCGGTTCGTCGAGGAGCTGCCATGA
- the clpS gene encoding ATP-dependent Clp protease adapter ClpS yields MSTAPVELDEPEVDDVVLPDLPWVTIVWNDPINLMSYVTYVFQSYFGYSKKKAEKLMMDVHKKGKAIVSSGSREEMERDVEALHGYGLWATLQKTGSEKA; encoded by the coding sequence GTGAGCACCGCACCTGTCGAGCTGGACGAGCCAGAGGTCGATGACGTCGTCCTGCCGGACCTGCCGTGGGTCACGATCGTCTGGAACGACCCGATCAACCTGATGTCCTATGTGACGTACGTCTTCCAGAGCTATTTCGGCTACTCCAAGAAGAAGGCCGAGAAGCTGATGATGGACGTCCACAAGAAGGGCAAGGCGATCGTGTCGAGCGGCAGCCGCGAGGAGATGGAGCGCGACGTCGAGGCCCTGCACGGCTACGGTCTATGGGCGACACTGCAGAAGACCGGCTCCGAAAAGGCATGA